A portion of the Girardinichthys multiradiatus isolate DD_20200921_A chromosome 23, DD_fGirMul_XY1, whole genome shotgun sequence genome contains these proteins:
- the hrh2a gene encoding histamine receptor H2a, protein MLSKVMLGVILSLLILLTVGGNVVVCLAVCASRRLRCLTNCFIVSLAVTDLLLGLLVLPFSALLQLTDEWPFGPAFCNFYISMDVMLCTASILTLLAISVDRYLAVTMPLRYASLVLPWRVAVGLVSVWTVSVAVSFLPIQMGWNTVNGTVQNHGPRASKRKCRFELNRPYVLTDSLLTFYLPLLAMCWIYLQILCIAQAQAKRIISTRPICTTSNSCRNNPTTGTAMVSGVTAVALRDHKATLTLAAVIGAFVVCWLPYFILFTVLGLKEHPDPGIVPEFPIVLWLGYANSALNPVIYGALNRDFRSAYAHLLRCRFPTYSGWRNQQSSPTFTTARKQLTEVTLLCGHTSVTCTAAVTAQNIMLQDTSSSETAPTTHSTNGTATKEVSSNQGWLC, encoded by the exons ATGTTGTCAAAAGTGATGCTGGGTGTCATCCTGTCCCTCCTCATTCTTCTGACTGTGGGTGGTAATGTGGTGGTGTGTCTAGCTGTCTGTGCCTCACGACGCCTCCGCTGCCTCACAAACTGCTTCATTGTGTCGCTAGCTGTAACCGACCTCCTGCTCGGCCTCTTGGTCCTCCCGTTCTCTGCCCTCCTCCAGCTCACTGACGAGTGGCCATTCGGCCCAGCTTTCTGCAACTTCTACATCTCCATGGATGTCATGCTGTGCACAGCCTCTATATTAACGCTACTGGCCATAAGTGTGGACCGCTACCTGGCAGTGACCATGCCTCTGAGATACGCCTCTCTGGTGTTGCCATGGAGAGTTGCTGTAGGCCTGGTGAGTGTCTGGACAGTGTCAGTGGCTGTGTCTTTCTTGCCAATTCAAATGGGATGGAACACTGTTAATGGGACAGTACAGAATCATGGGCCCAGGGCTTCTAAGAGAAAATGTCGCTTTGAGCTGAACAGGCCTTATGTACTCACAGACTCTCTTCTTACCTTCTACCTGCCTCTGTTGGCTATGTGCTGGATCTACCTTCAGATACTTTGCATAGCTCAGGCTCAGGCCAAGCGTATTATCAGCACCCGACCTATATGCACCACAAGCAATAGCTGCAGGAACAACCCCACCACAGGTACAGCTATGGTTTCTGGTGTTACAGCTGTAGCACTGAGAGACCACAAAGCCACACTGACATTAGCAGCTGTGATTGGGGCTTTTGTTGTCTGTTGGTTGCCTTATTTCATACTATTCACAGTGCTGGGTCTAAAGGAGCATCCAGACCCTGGCATAGTACCAGAATTTCCTATTGTTTTGTGGTTGGGGTACGCCAACTCAGCCCTTAACCCCGTCATCTATGGAGCCCTCAACAGGGACTTCAGGTCAGCTTATGCCCATCTACTGAGATGTCGGTTCCCTACTTACAGTGGCTGGAGAAATCAGCAGTCCTCTCCCACTTTTACAACAG CAAGAAAGCAGCTCACAGAGGTGACACTGCTGTGTGGTCACACCTCTGTCACCTGCACGGCAGCAGTAACAGCTCAGAACATCATGCTTCAAGACACGAGCAGCAGTGAAACTGCTCCAACCACTCACTCTACAAATGGCACAGCTACCAAAGAAGTTAGTAGCAATCAGGG TTGGCTGTGTTGA